A region of Raphanus sativus cultivar WK10039 unplaced genomic scaffold, ASM80110v3 Scaffold0447, whole genome shotgun sequence DNA encodes the following proteins:
- the LOC108846543 gene encoding inorganic phosphate transporter 1-4-like encodes MPGDQLQVLNALDVAKTQWYHFTAIVIAGMGFFTDAYDLFCISLVTKLLGRIYYHIPGSKEPGTLPPNVAAAVNGVAFCGTLTGQLFFGWLGDKLGRKKVYGMTLMVMVICSVASGLSFGHKPKSVLATLCFFRFWLGVGIGGDYPLSATIMSEYANKKTRGAFIAAVFAMQGFGIMAGGIFAIIISAVFEAKFPAPSYAEDALGSTVPQADFVWRIIVMFGALPAAMTYYSRSKMPETARYTALVAKDAKRAASDMARVLQVEIESEQQIVEEITNGKSKDFSLFSKEFMKRHGLHLLGTMSTWFLLDIAFYSQNLFQKDIFSAIGWIPPAKTMNAIQEVFKIARAQTLIALCSTVPGYWFTVAFIDVIGRFAIQLMGFSFMTVFMFALAIPYNHWTHKENRIGFVVMYSLTFFFANFGPNVTTFVVPAEIFPARFRSTCHGISAASGKLGAIVGAFGFLYLAQSPDKNKTSAGYPPGIGVRNSLIMLGVVNFLGVLFTFLVPEAKGKSLEDISGENGENENTNNGNRTVPIV; translated from the coding sequence ATGCCAGGGGATCAGTTACAAGTGTTGAATGCACTTGATGTAGCCAAGACGCAATGGTACCATTTCACGGCAATTGTAATAGCCGGAATGGGATTCTTCACAGACGCTTACGATCTCTTCTGTATCTCTCTCGTTACAAAGCTCCTCGGTCGCATTTACTACCACATTCCAGGTTCCAAGGAGCCTGGGACTCTCCCTCCGAATGTAGCAGCCGCCGTCAACGGCGTTGCCTTCTGTGGAACCCTCACCGGTCAGCTCTTTTTCGGGTGGCTTGGTGATAAGCTTGGGAGGAAGAAAGTTTACGGTATGACGTTGATGGTCATGGTCATTTGCTCCGTAGCCTCTGGTCTATCTTTCGGACACAAGCCAAAATCCGTGTTGGCCACGCTATGTTTCTTTAGGTTTTGGCTTGGAGTTGGGATTGGTGGTGACTATCCTTTGTCCGCAACGATCATGTCTGAATACGCTAACAAGAAGACTCGCGGTGCATTTATCGCTGCGGTTTTTGCTATGCAAGGATTTGGGATTATGGCTGGTGGCATTTTCGCTATAATTATTTCAGCCGTTTTCGAAGCAAAGTTCCCTGCTCCCTCCTATGCGGAAGATGCCTTGGGATCCACGGTACCACAAGCAGATTTTGTATGGCGTATAATCGTAATGTTTGGTGCTCTCCCTGCGGCAATGACGTATTACTCTAGGTCAAAGATGCCCGAAACAGCAAGATACACAGCTTTGGTTGCTAAAGACGCAAAGCGAGCAGCTTCAGATATGGCTAGGGTTCTGCAAGTGGAGATAGAGTCGGAGCAGCAGATAGTGGAAGAGATCACAAATGGTAAGTCCAAAGACTTCTCCTTGTTCTCCAAGGAATTTATGAAACGCCATGGACTTCATTTGCTCGGGACTATGTCTACATGGTTCCTTCTAGACATCGCTTTCTACAGTCAAAACCTTTTCCAGAAAGATATTTTCAGTGCCATTGGGTGGATACCTCCGGCTAAAACCATGAATGCGATTCAAGAAGTTTTCAAGATCGCACGAGCGCAAACACTCATTGCCTTGTGTAGCACGGTTCCTGGTTACTGGTTCACAGTTGCTTTCATCGATGTTATTGGAAGATTCGCTATTCAGCTCATGGGATTTTCTTTCATGACGGTGTTCATGTTTGCTCTAGCTATTCCTTACAACCACTGGACTCACAAggagaaccgaatcggatttGTTGTCATGTACTCGTTAACATTCTTTTTTGCCAACTTTGGACCTAATGTTACAACCTTTGTTGTACCGGCTGAAATCTTCCCAGCCCGGTTTAGATCCACCTGCCATGGTATCTCTGCAGCATCAGGAAAACTGGGTGCAATCGTTGGTGCTTTTGGGTTCTTGTACTTGGCTCAAAGTCCAGACAAGAACAAGACAAGTGCAGGATACCCTCCAGGGATTGGGGTTAGGAACTCGCTTATCATGTTAGGTGTGGTTAACTTTTTGGGTGTTCTATTTACTTTCTTGGTGCCTGAAGCTAAAGGAAAGTCGCTTGAAGACATATCCGGTGAGAATGGAGAGAACGAGAACACCAACAACGGGAACCGAACAGTCCCAATTGTTTAG